The nucleotide sequence GCCAGCCAGCTAGCCTCGAATGCTTCCGGCAAAGCGAAGCAAGGGGGCGAAATCGTCGAAAATGTGGTTAACACCATGAACAGCATTTCCGGCAGCTCACGAAAAATTTCTGAAATCACCAGCGTGATCAACAGCATCGCCTTCCAGACCAACATCCTGGCGTTGAACGCCGCGGTAGAAGCGGCCCGAGCCGGTGAACAAGGTCGAGGATTCGCAGTGGTAGCGGGAGAAGTACGCAGCCTGGCGCAGCGCAGCGCTCAGGCTGCCAAGGAAATTGAAGGCTTGATCTCCGAATCCGTGTTTCTGGTCCACAGCGGTTCGGAACTGGTGGATAAGGCGGGTCAAACCATGCACGAAATCGTTCAGGCAGTGAGCAGCGTGACCCACATTATGAATGAAATCGCTTCCGCCTCGGACGAGCAAAGCCGTGGCATCACTCAGGTCGGACAGGCGATTTCCGAGATGGATAGCGTTACGCAACAAAACGCAGCGCTGGTGCAGCAAGCCACTGCCGCCGCCGCATCGCTCGAAGAACAAGCGATGGTGCTGACCCGCGCGGTGTCCGCCTTCAAACTCACCGGCCATCATCAGGATAAGGCTTACGCTCCGGCTCCCCTTGCGCCCAAACCGCGGCTGGCTACGTCAACGGCGGCGTTGGGTTCTTCTTCCCGCGCTAAACCCGGTCAAGATAACTGGGAAACCTTCTGATGTATTCAGGCCGGTGCGGGTGACCGTATCGGCCTGTTTATTGGTCTGCAGGCTGACGCCGCTCGACAAAGACCCCCTCTGGGCTATTAAGCTCATTGAAGAACCAGATTCCCTCGGGGTAATCCTCCAGTGCAATCAGGTACATGGTTCCTTCCTGAAACGGCTCCACCGCCAGAATGACCCCTTCTCTGCGTACTTCGCCATCGGTCTTTACTGTCACCACATCATTTACATTCAATCGTCCACCTCTTCCTCTTTCGTCCCAGCCCTGCCCGAAGACACGTATGCCAATCCGCCGACGGTATTGTCAAACTCAGGGTATCGACAAACTCAGGGTATCGACAAAACACCGCTATTCCCCTCCAGATCACGGCAGTAAGCGCCTTAACAGTCGGGGACAGAGTGCGGGCGAAGCCCAACCGCGCCGTCATCGCAGCCTCCGCAACCGGGCTCCACTGATACCAGAATCGAAGCTGAAAAAACAGGGGTAACCAGCACCATCGCCAGCATATTCGCACTACTGGCAGATGAATATATCGCAGCATAATTTTAAAACATCGTTTCATCTGAATTGCTATTTTTCTGATATCACCAACGCCACCTTGCCCAACATGCTTTTATAATCACTACGGTGAATAGTTTTATGAACATGCAATTCAACCGCTATGTTCGCGGTATAGCACAAGGCCAGCCTGACCCCGGTTTACACTGGCCGACTATTGCACCCTGATTTAGACGCGGAACACGCTCATCCCACGGCTCGTGATGAAGAAGTCTCGCGACATTTGTCCTCCTTCTGCCTGTGATACGAAGATAGGTAACATGATTTTGAATACAGCCAAACAGCTGTTGGGTACACTGAGAAACGCCTCCTGGTACAAAAAACGTCATTCCAATCGAGTCCTGTTCTGGCGTGAAATTACACCATTAGCGGTTCCCATTTTTATCGAAGGGCTATGTGTAGTGCTGATGGGGATATTCAGCACCTTTCTGGTTAGCTGGCTTGGCAAAGAAGCGATGGCCGCCGTCGGGTTGGCGGACAGCTTCAACATGCTGATTATTGCGTTTTTCACCGCGGTCGCGCTGGGGACGGCGGTCGTGGTGGCGTTCAGTCTTGGTCAACGTAATCGTAAACAGGCCCGGCAAGCCGCTCGGCAATCTATCTCATTATTAGTGCTTATCTCCTTGCTGCTGGTAGGGCTGGTGGAGTTTGCCGGTCAAACCATCATCGACCTGATTGCCTATAATGCCGAACCGGCTGTGAAATCACTGGCGCTGACATTCCTGCGCCTTACCGTGTGGGGTTATCCGGCGCTGGCTATCACGCTGGTCGGTTGCGGTGCATTGCGCGGCGCCGGCAACACCCGTTTGCCGATGATCATCAATATCGGGATGAATATCCTGAATATTCTGCTCAGCGGCGTGTTGATTTACGGCGTGGCTTCATGGCAAGGCGTGGGGTTCATTGGCGCGGGGCTGGGGATCACGCTCTCTCGTTATCTGGGCGCGTTATGTGTCGTGCTCGCCCTGACCAAAGGCTTTAACGGCGCGCTACGCATCCCATTTCACAGCTATTTCGCGCCGTTCACCACCACGATTCTCTACGAGGTGCTCAGTATCGGTATTCCGGCCAGTATCGAATCGGTCATGTTTAATGTGGGGAAATTGATCACCCAGCGCTTTGTCGCCGGCATGGGGACCGAGGTCATCGCAGGAAACTTTATTGCCTTTTCAATCGTCGCGCTGATTAACCTGCCTGGTAACGCGCTGGGATCGACCTCGACCATTATTGTAGGGTCGCGTCTGGGTAAAGGACAGCGCATGCAATCGGAACGGCAACTGAAGTATATCTTCTGGCTTTCCAATGTTGGTCTGTGCGCGCTGGCATTGCTCTCTGTGCCTACCGCCGGATTAATGGCTTCCATGTACACCAACGAACCCGATGTGATTACCGTAGTTAAACAGTTGATCTGGCTGAATGCGTTGTTCATGCCAATATGGGCCGCATCCTGGGTATTGCCCGCCGGTCTAAAGGGAGCCAAAGATGCCAGCTATACTATGTGGGTCGCGCTGGCTGGTATGTGGGGGTGCCGGGTGATCGCCGGTTATATTCTGGGCATTATGCTGGGATTTGGGGTGATTGGCGTCTGGATGGGGATGTTTTTTGACTGGATCGTCCGTGGCGCGCTGTTTTATCGCCGCATGGTCAGCGGCAAATGGTTATGGCGCTACAAACCTACGGCTAGCAAGGGCAAATAAGAAAATCAACATCCCCAAAAGCGTATTCATGGATACGGCTTTCGATAGAAAAAATTCTCCGGCTTATTTCAGACAAGCAGGAAATCATCATGATGACTAATCATTTAGTCAGAAAAGTGTGACGATTTTCTTTATTTTGAATAATTATCATTATCTTGCAATATAAAATCCATTTGACCATACATATTGGGTCGTGAATACTGCCGAAAACTAATAAGGGTATAAACCCCGCCATCTGGCTAACTAACAGGAGTGAGCAATGAAAAAAACTATTATGGCTATCGGTCTGGCAATCGCGGCGTCTACTGTCGCCTTGCCGTTCACCAGCCAGGCCGCCGTCAAAGACGAAATGGGCGCGATGGCGAAGAGCTACAAAAGCGCCTCCAGCGCCAATGATGCCGCCACGCTGAAAACCGAGCTACTGAACATAAAAGCCCATGCGACCAAGGCTAAAGCAGACCCGGAGTTAAATAAAGGCCCGAATAGCGCGGTGTTTAACGAAGGTTTGGAAAAACTGCTCAAACAAATCGACGCGGCTATCGTGCTGGTTGATGCAGGCAAACTGCAGGAAGCTAAAGCCGCCACGGATGAACTGAAAAAAACCCGCGCCGAGTACCATAAAAAACTGGGCGTATAATTCGCCAGCCACCGCAGCAGTGGGGCTTATTATCACTGCTGCGGTCTTATTCCTTCCCCATCAAGCATTATTAATACAGCGCCACCGTTCTTTTTTCATCGCCTTATATACCCAAAATAATTCGAGTTGCAGGACAACACGTTCGCGTGTTGAACAACGCAACGCATTGGCCCGTCAGGGCAAGGCTCGTATGAGCCTTGTAACGCGGCAAGTGAGTGACAAATTCGTTGGGAACGAATTTGACCCGCCAACGGCTGGCCTCCGGTGAGAGACAGGAGTCTCTCATTTAATCCCGATGAGCTTACTCAGGTAAGTGATTCGGGTGAGCGACAAATCGGCATACGCCGATTTGAACGCTGCTTGCAACGGCCCGAAGGGCGAGGCCCATTAATGGGCCGAGTAACGCAGCCAACACACCGGCAACTTGAAGTATGACGGGTATATCGTCAATTTACTTCCCCCTCAGCGAATATATTAGGAAACCACTGGGCATCATCAGGACAATAACGCGATAATGCATCCATTATGATAATGGCGTAATCGGTAGATGACGTATTGAAAATTCCGAGAATGAATCAGATATCTGGATCTACTGTAGAAAATCCACTATAACCTAAGGAGTTTCATCAGGTGCCAGTATTGCAACATGATGAACACGCCGACTGAATAGAATAAAACCAAGCACGTATTCTTATTTCAGTTAACGCTGACACAGTGTCATATGAAATGGAGATTCATTTATGCCTCTCTCTTATTTAGATAAAAATCCAGTTACCGATAGCAAGAAACACACCCCACGCAAAAAACTGTTTCTGTCTTGTGCCTGTTTAGGATTAAGCCTTGCCTGCCTTTCCAGCAACGCCTGGGCAAGTGTTGAGCCGTTGTCCGTCAACGGTAATAAAATCTACGCAGGTGAAAAAGCCAAGAGTTTTGCCGGCAATAGCTTATTCTGGAGTAATAATGGCTGGGGCGGGGAAAAATTCTACACAGCCGATACCGTTGCTTCGCTGAAAAAAGACTGGCAATCCAGTATTGTTCGCGCCGCTATGGGCGTTCAGGAAAGCGGTGGTTATCTTCAGGACTCGGCTGGCAACAAGGCCAAAGTTGAAAAAGTGGTGGATGCCGCCATTGCCAACGATATGTATGTCATTATTGACTGGCACTCACATTCTGCAGAAAACAATCGCAGTGAAGCCATCCGTTTCTTCCAGGATATGGCACGTAAATATGGCAACAAACCGAATGTCATTTATGAAATCTACAACGAACCGCTTCAGGTTTCATGGAGTAATACCATTAAGCCTTATGCAGAAGCTGTGATTTCCGCTATTCGCGCCATTGACCCGGACAACCTGATTATTGTTGGCACGCCCAGTTGGTCGCAAAACGTTGATGAAGCTTCACGCGATCCAATCAACGGCAAGAATATCGCCTATACGCTGCATTTCTACGCGGGGACTCATGGCGAGTCATTACGAAATAAAGCACGCGAGGCGTTAAATAACGGTATTGCGCTTTTCGTCACCGAGTGGGGCGCCGTTAACGCGGACGGCAATGGCGGAGTGAACCAGACAGAAACCGACGCCTGGGTCACGTTTATGCGTGATAACAACATCAGCAACGCAAACTGGGCGTTGAATGATAAAAACGAAGGGGCGTCAACCTATTATCCGGACTCTAAAAACCTGACCGAATCTGGCAAAAAAGTAAAATCGATTATTCAGAGCTGGCCATATAAAGTGGGTAACGCCGCCGGTGCAACAACCGATCCGTCAGCCGATCCCACCACAAGCACCACTATTGATGAACCTGCCACGACCGACACCCCGGCAACAACCGATTGCGCCAATATCAACGTTTACCCCAACTGGGTTGGCAAAGACTGGGCGGGCGGGCAGCCCACGCATAACGAAGCGGGCCAATCGATCGTCTACAAAGGCAGCCTCTATACCGCAAACTGGTACACCTCATCGGTTCCAGGCAGCGACGCCTCATGGACGCAGGTTGGTAGCTGTAATTAACGGATTACATTTTTTCACACCCAAAAACAGGGCTGCGATTGCAGCCCTGTTCTATCACATCCCCATCACTTAATTGCGTTCAAAAGCGCCCAAATCCGGTGCGCTGCCTGAATAACTGATATTGCTCTCTTTCGTACCTGCGTTAATCAGCTTTGAGTTAGCCGACAGACGGAATAACGAAGTTTCCGGCAACGTACCGTCATTATCACGAGACACGGTAGCCAGTGAGGTATCCAGGCTGACGAAATCAGACGCGGAGGCTGCCGGTCCGGTGTCCCACGAGTTGGATTTCGCATCCGCATTACTGACCGTGACAGAAGCGGACAGCGACACATTATTGCGGAAGTAATGTTTTTGTCCTGACTGCACGTTGCTCCCAAAGCCATAATTAATACCGTTTTTATACGACGTGTTATTTATTACCGTGACGCCGCCGGCGTTATTGTTCTGATCAAAACCTTTACTCACATTGCCAAACGCGACAGAACGGGTAATACGATGATTACCAACCGCCTGGTTTCCTCC is from Dickeya dianthicola NCPPB 453 and encodes:
- the dsrB gene encoding protein DsrB, which gives rise to MNVNDVVTVKTDGEVRREGVILAVEPFQEGTMYLIALEDYPEGIWFFNELNSPEGVFVERRQPADQ
- a CDS encoding EmmdR/YeeO family multidrug/toxin efflux MATE transporter, with translation MILNTAKQLLGTLRNASWYKKRHSNRVLFWREITPLAVPIFIEGLCVVLMGIFSTFLVSWLGKEAMAAVGLADSFNMLIIAFFTAVALGTAVVVAFSLGQRNRKQARQAARQSISLLVLISLLLVGLVEFAGQTIIDLIAYNAEPAVKSLALTFLRLTVWGYPALAITLVGCGALRGAGNTRLPMIINIGMNILNILLSGVLIYGVASWQGVGFIGAGLGITLSRYLGALCVVLALTKGFNGALRIPFHSYFAPFTTTILYEVLSIGIPASIESVMFNVGKLITQRFVAGMGTEVIAGNFIAFSIVALINLPGNALGSTSTIIVGSRLGKGQRMQSERQLKYIFWLSNVGLCALALLSVPTAGLMASMYTNEPDVITVVKQLIWLNALFMPIWAASWVLPAGLKGAKDASYTMWVALAGMWGCRVIAGYILGIMLGFGVIGVWMGMFFDWIVRGALFYRRMVSGKWLWRYKPTASKGK
- a CDS encoding cytochrome b562, with protein sequence MKKTIMAIGLAIAASTVALPFTSQAAVKDEMGAMAKSYKSASSANDAATLKTELLNIKAHATKAKADPELNKGPNSAVFNEGLEKLLKQIDAAIVLVDAGKLQEAKAATDELKKTRAEYHKKLGV
- a CDS encoding cellulase family glycosylhydrolase — translated: MPLSYLDKNPVTDSKKHTPRKKLFLSCACLGLSLACLSSNAWASVEPLSVNGNKIYAGEKAKSFAGNSLFWSNNGWGGEKFYTADTVASLKKDWQSSIVRAAMGVQESGGYLQDSAGNKAKVEKVVDAAIANDMYVIIDWHSHSAENNRSEAIRFFQDMARKYGNKPNVIYEIYNEPLQVSWSNTIKPYAEAVISAIRAIDPDNLIIVGTPSWSQNVDEASRDPINGKNIAYTLHFYAGTHGESLRNKAREALNNGIALFVTEWGAVNADGNGGVNQTETDAWVTFMRDNNISNANWALNDKNEGASTYYPDSKNLTESGKKVKSIIQSWPYKVGNAAGATTDPSADPTTSTTIDEPATTDTPATTDCANINVYPNWVGKDWAGGQPTHNEAGQSIVYKGSLYTANWYTSSVPGSDASWTQVGSCN